GCGTTGAATGTCTCGCCGTCGTGGAATGTCACACCGTCGACGAGCGTGAACGTGTATTCGGTCCCGTCAGACGAGATCTCCCAGTCGGTGGAAAGTTCCGGCACGACGTTGAGCGTTTCATCGATGTCGACGAGCTTGTCGTAGATCAGCTGGTACACCTGCCGATCGACTGCCGCCGTCGACTTGTGCGGGTCCATCGTGGTCAGGTCCGAGTTCAGCGCCAGAATCAGCGACCCGCCGGCGGAACCACCTTCGGCTTCGCCACTCGTCGACTCGGTCGCCGTTTCTTCACCAGTCGTTGGCGACTCTGCTTCGCCGGACGTTGATTCAGTCGCGGCACCGCCAGTGGATGGCTCGGTGGCCGAACCACCTGTTGATGGCGTGTCCTCATCATCATCGCCGCCGCAGGCTGCCAGCAGTGGGCTGATGGTCGCCAGACCTATTCCGATCAGTCCGGTGCGCTGCAGAACACCGCGTCGTGATAGTGGCGTTTGCAATAGCGCTTCGGCTTGCTCGCGCATGCTGAAAATCGAAGACTCACGTTCGGTGCGCATGTCACGTCCTCCCACATGAAAGAGTTCCAACACCTTGTCGTTGCCCCACAAATGCACAATATTGACGACACGAGGCCGCGCCGGACGTTGGCTGCCAGCACGCTATGCGGCGCCTCCACCACCTCCCTTCTGCCCATCGACCTTCCGAATCCGGGCAGCGTCGGACGACCCGGCACCCGCTTCCGGCGGTTCATCCAGGTGCTCTTCCAGCACGCTCCCAACGATGTACAGCTCGACGTCCTGCAGATGTCGCAGCATCGAATCGCGCGCAGCCGGGGGGTCGCGTCGCTCGATGGCGGAGATAATTTCGTTATGACGAGTGAATGTACGGTGGCGGCGGTTTGGCTCGGCTGCAAAGTGACGTCGGCTGCTCAACAGCAGCTCATTGAGGAGTTGCAACACGCGCACTGCAGCGCGATTGCCCGAAGCGCGGGCGACAGCGGCATGGAACTCGCGGTCGAGATAGATGGTGCGTTCCGCTGACTCCCGGTGGCTCGCCAGCCGACCGATGTCATCGTTCGCGGCGCGCATCGCTGCCACATCGTCGTCATTGGCCCGCAACGCCGCCTGCGCGGCGAGCGCCGGCTCGAAGATTATGCGCAGTTCCCAGAGATCGCCAACAAGATCATCAGTGGCCGACAGTGTCAGGGCTAACGGTGAAGTGACGCCGAGCTCATGGAAGTCTCGCACTCGGGTGCCGTCACCGTGACGTGTCTCAACGATCCCGGCTAACTCCAGCGCAGTCAACGCTTCGCGCAACGAGGCGCGGCTGACCTGGAGCCGCTCGGCGAGCTCGCGCTCCGGCGGCAATCGG
This genomic interval from Thermomicrobiales bacterium contains the following:
- a CDS encoding FadR family transcriptional regulator, which translates into the protein MSDDLTIEPVNRSRLSQRIVLRICELIRDNRLSAGDRLPPERELAERLQVSRASLREALTALELAGIVETRHGDGTRVRDFHELGVTSPLALTLSATDDLVGDLWELRIIFEPALAAQAALRANDDDVAAMRAANDDIGRLASHRESAERTIYLDREFHAAVARASGNRAAVRVLQLLNELLLSSRRHFAAEPNRRHRTFTRHNEIISAIERRDPPAARDSMLRHLQDVELYIVGSVLEEHLDEPPEAGAGSSDAARIRKVDGQKGGGGGAA